The Papaver somniferum cultivar HN1 chromosome 3, ASM357369v1, whole genome shotgun sequence genome includes a region encoding these proteins:
- the LOC113361891 gene encoding uncharacterized protein LOC113361891: MSNCRYLVTNGVISQTSDVPPVASFLEAHPGAYTTSRTHGTAARVLFWERHLRRLVESARILAETKPEYLFGTENARISSYSASPSSWDSIVRPVVNDSLRNVLPVALEGRNVGEELAITSLVSGNVNIREENREKERIFHAFDVYLHIGVYVPPVFGTEGSSAHLAVVGPGRDTADAKFSQWVRLRKSLENMRPPSTNELMLSNDGDHILEGCLTNFFVVRRKENSDMLRKHPLDPDNEYSFEVQTASIKDGVLPGVIRQVVVDVCLAMGISVSEVAPSWSERELWEEAFITNSLRLVQNVETICVPSPWEDFQHKTWKDVAWNEKRFKEGPGRITAAIQREVMKRSSLEGYPI, from the exons ATGTCGAACTGTAGGTATCTGGTAACCAATGGTGTCATTTCACAAACATCTGATGTTCCTCCTGTTGCCTCATTCCTTGAAGCTCATCCAG GCGCGTATACAACTTCTCGTACACATGGCACAGCTGCTCGCGTCTTATTTTGGGAGAGGCACTTACGGAGACTTGTTGAATCAGCAAGAATTTTAGCTGAAACAAAACCAGAGTACTTATTTGGTACGGAAAATGCTAGGATTTCTTCTTATTCAGCTTCACCCTCGTCGTGGGATTCTATAGTTCGGCCTGTGGTTAATGATTCGCTGAGGAATGTGCTTCCAGTGGCATTGGAAGGGAGGAATGTGGGGGAAGAGTTAGCTATCACCTCTCTTGTAAGTGGGAATGTAAATATTAgggaagaaaacagagagaaAGAAAGGATTTTTCATGCCTTTGATGTTTACTTGCACATTGGAGTCTATGTTCCACCTGTGTTTGGTACCGAAGGAAGTAGTGCACATTTAGCTGTTGTTGGACCAGGAAGGGACACTGCAGACGCTAAGTTCTCACAGTGGGTAAG GCTTAGAAAGTCTTTGGAGAATATGAGGCCTCCGTCAACAAACGAGCTCATGTTATCAAATGATGGTGATCATATACTTGAGGGCTGTTTGACTAATTTCTTTGTCGTTCGCCGTAAA GAAAATAGTGATATGCTGAGGAAACACCCATTAGATCCTGACAATGAGTATTCTTTTGAAGTACAAACTGCTTCTATCAAGGATGGTGTGCTTCCTGGAGTTATACGCCAAGTAGTTGTTGA CGTGTGCCTGGCAATGGGAATTTCAGTCAGTGAAGTTGCACCTTCCTGGTCTGAGCGTGAACTTTGGGAAGAAGCCTTCATtacaa ATAGCTTGAGACTAGTGCAGAATGTGGAAACTATTTGTGTCCCTAGTCCTTGGGAAGACTTTCAACATAAAACCTGGAAAGATGTAGCATGGAATGAGAAACGATTCAAG GAGGGTCCCGGGAGAATCACAGCAGCCATTCAG AGGGAGGTGATGAAGAGGTCAAGCCTGGAAGGATACCCAATATGA